The following proteins are co-located in the Mesorhizobium australicum WSM2073 genome:
- the flgA gene encoding flagellar basal body P-ring formation chaperone FlgA, with translation MAMPISCSAFRRAALALALVACGMPAFAQDSANQIASNQPAGEVVLIPNRVIYPGETIELTALKQVTLIPGKHKPDAVATRSEELQGKIAKRTLLPGRYIPSVAVREAWLVEQGAAVQVFFVAGGLTITATAVTLQPGSAGDFIKVRNSDSGKILSGTVMADGTIQVGAS, from the coding sequence ATGGCCATGCCGATCTCCTGCTCCGCATTCCGTCGCGCCGCGCTCGCCCTTGCGCTGGTAGCCTGCGGCATGCCGGCTTTCGCCCAGGACTCGGCCAACCAGATCGCCAGCAACCAACCTGCTGGCGAGGTCGTGCTGATCCCCAACCGGGTCATTTATCCCGGCGAGACCATTGAACTCACCGCCCTGAAGCAGGTCACCCTCATCCCCGGCAAGCATAAGCCCGATGCTGTTGCGACCCGTTCCGAGGAATTGCAGGGCAAGATCGCCAAGCGCACGCTGCTGCCCGGCCGCTACATTCCTTCAGTCGCCGTCCGTGAGGCCTGGCTGGTCGAGCAGGGTGCCGCTGTGCAGGTCTTCTTCGTCGCCGGCGGGCTGACGATCACGGCCACCGCCGTGACCTTGCAGCCGGGTTCGGCGGGCGACTTCATCAAGGTCCGCAACAGCGACAGCGGCAAGATTCTCTCGGGCACGGTGATGGCCGACGGCACCATCCAGGTCGGCGCTTCATGA
- the flgG gene encoding flagellar basal-body rod protein FlgG has translation MKALAIAATGMNAQQTNLEVIANNIANINTTGYKRARAEFSDLLYQVDRTQGVPNRSNASLVPEGVSIGLGVKTTAVRNVHTQGELTSTGNSFDMALTGRGWFQIEGADGGTLYTRAGAFNTNATGQLVTVDGASVIPAITVPTDAVEVIVNKTGQVFARIDGQTDLQNLGQLQIVNFANEAGLAPLGDNLFQETTASGPANVGVPGDPGFATIQQGYLEASNVDPVKEITELISAQRAYEMNSKVIQAADDMASVVSKNIR, from the coding sequence ATGAAAGCACTCGCCATCGCCGCCACCGGCATGAATGCCCAGCAGACCAATCTGGAAGTCATCGCCAACAACATCGCCAACATCAACACCACCGGCTACAAGCGCGCGCGCGCCGAATTCTCCGACCTGCTCTACCAGGTCGATCGCACGCAAGGTGTGCCCAACCGCTCCAACGCCTCGCTGGTGCCGGAAGGCGTTTCGATCGGTCTCGGCGTCAAGACGACCGCCGTGCGCAACGTCCACACCCAGGGTGAACTGACCAGCACCGGCAACAGCTTCGACATGGCGCTCACCGGCAGGGGCTGGTTCCAGATCGAGGGTGCCGATGGCGGCACGCTCTATACGCGCGCCGGCGCCTTCAACACCAACGCCACCGGCCAGCTGGTGACGGTGGACGGCGCCAGTGTCATTCCGGCCATCACCGTGCCGACTGATGCGGTCGAAGTCATCGTCAACAAGACCGGCCAGGTCTTCGCCCGCATCGACGGCCAGACCGACCTGCAGAACCTCGGCCAGCTCCAGATCGTCAACTTCGCCAACGAGGCGGGCCTCGCGCCGCTCGGCGACAATCTCTTCCAGGAGACAACGGCTTCCGGCCCGGCCAATGTCGGCGTGCCCGGCGATCCCGGCTTCGCCACCATCCAGCAAGGCTATCTCGAGGCCTCCAATGTCGACCCGGTCAAGGAAATCACCGAACTGATCTCGGCGCAGCGCGCCTATGAAATGAACTCCAAGGTCATCCAGGCCGCCGACGACATGGCCTCCGTCGTCTCCAAGAACATCAGGTAA
- a CDS encoding flagellar hook-basal body complex protein FliE has translation MIVNGIGALNLKPGLGHTATDLLQGGVAPAASGNLGTSFAEAVSQAASKTVSTMQNAEQVSMQALKGDADTRQVVDAVMSAQQALQTAVAIRDKVVSAYLEVSRMGI, from the coding sequence ATGATCGTCAACGGCATCGGCGCGCTTAACCTGAAGCCTGGGCTGGGCCATACAGCCACCGATCTGCTGCAGGGTGGCGTTGCGCCGGCGGCATCGGGCAACCTTGGCACCTCCTTCGCCGAAGCGGTGAGCCAGGCTGCCTCCAAGACCGTCAGCACCATGCAGAATGCCGAGCAGGTGTCGATGCAGGCGCTCAAGGGCGACGCCGACACCCGCCAGGTGGTCGATGCCGTGATGAGCGCCCAGCAGGCGCTGCAGACCGCCGTCGCCATCCGCGACAAGGTGGTCTCGGCCTATCTCGAAGTCAGTCGCATGGGCATCTGA
- the flgC gene encoding flagellar basal body rod protein FlgC, with amino-acid sequence MDALTAALKVAASGLGAQSERLRVVSENLANAQSTGTTPGADPYRRKTISFVSELDRASGSSTVEVNSIDRDPSNFPVEFQPGNEAADDKGYVKMPNVNVLIEMADMTEANRSYEANLQVVKQARDLISMTIDLMRNQ; translated from the coding sequence ATGGACGCACTGACCGCAGCCCTCAAAGTCGCAGCATCAGGCCTCGGCGCTCAGTCCGAGCGCCTGCGCGTGGTTTCGGAGAACCTCGCCAACGCCCAGTCGACAGGAACCACGCCGGGCGCCGACCCGTATCGCCGCAAGACCATCAGCTTCGTCTCCGAACTCGACCGGGCCTCCGGCAGCTCGACGGTGGAGGTGAATTCGATCGACCGCGACCCGAGCAATTTTCCCGTCGAATTCCAGCCCGGCAACGAGGCCGCCGACGACAAGGGCTACGTCAAGATGCCCAATGTGAACGTGCTGATCGAGATGGCCGACATGACCGAAGCCAACCGCTCCTACGAGGCCAACCTGCAGGTCGTGAAGCAGGCGCGTGACCTCATTTCAATGACCATCGACCTGATGAGGAACCAATGA
- the flgB gene encoding flagellar basal body rod protein FlgB, with protein sequence MEPVSLFDLAAKQAQWLSVRQSAVAGNIANANTPGYTANDVEPFEKVLDRTAVSLQITEPGHLGTAATNAGFSIKPQEDDGVVMPSKNTVVLEDQLLKAGEVRRSFELNTAIVKAFHSMMMMAVKS encoded by the coding sequence ATGGAGCCTGTTTCCCTTTTCGATCTCGCCGCCAAGCAAGCGCAGTGGCTGTCGGTACGTCAGTCGGCGGTCGCCGGCAACATCGCCAATGCCAACACGCCGGGCTACACGGCAAACGATGTCGAGCCGTTCGAGAAGGTGCTCGACCGCACTGCGGTGTCGCTCCAGATCACCGAGCCCGGCCATCTCGGCACTGCGGCGACCAATGCCGGCTTCTCCATCAAGCCGCAGGAAGACGACGGCGTGGTCATGCCCTCCAAGAACACGGTCGTGCTTGAAGACCAGCTTCTCAAGGCCGGCGAGGTGCGCCGCTCCTTCGAACTCAACACGGCCATCGTCAAGGCATTCCACTCAATGATGATGATGGCGGTGAAGAGCTGA
- the fliI gene encoding flagellar protein export ATPase FliI, whose protein sequence is MSSEQPALRAPERQLQPAPLDRLAALERIIRRFGDSDGLVKRGGLVTEVTSTHYKVRGLSDFTRLGDIVEQRGQSGSRRGEIVKISRDEVVIAPFERSADAGIGDAVFRRGPLAVAPHASWRGRAIDALTRAIDGGPPLVRGDDMSAAAATPGAMARQRVGTAFMTGVKVIDIFTPLCFGQRMGVFAGSGVGKSTLLAMLAGADAFDTVVVALIGERGREVREFLEDTIGDSMAKTVAVVATSDESAMMRRRAPDTAMRVAEHFRDQGHRVLLVLDSITRFAHALREVATGTGEPPVARGYPASVFTELPKLLERAGPGTEGPGLEGKGSITAIISVLVDGDDHNDPVADSVRGILDGHVVLDRAIAEQGRYPPVNPLSSISRLAGKAWSVEQRALVTRLKSMISRFEDTRDIRLLGAYQGGVDAELDMAVRQVPVIYEALTQSPRDRPSADPFSDLARHLKGKQNAEPGD, encoded by the coding sequence ATGTCGTCAGAGCAGCCAGCCCTCCGCGCACCCGAAAGACAGCTCCAGCCGGCGCCGCTGGATCGGCTTGCCGCTTTGGAGCGGATTATCAGGCGCTTTGGCGACAGCGACGGGCTGGTCAAGCGCGGCGGGCTCGTCACCGAAGTCACATCAACGCACTACAAGGTGCGCGGCCTTTCCGATTTCACCAGGCTGGGTGACATTGTCGAGCAGCGCGGTCAGTCCGGCTCGCGCCGCGGCGAGATCGTCAAAATCAGCCGCGACGAGGTTGTGATCGCCCCCTTCGAACGCAGCGCCGACGCCGGCATCGGCGATGCCGTGTTCCGCAGGGGTCCGCTCGCGGTGGCGCCGCATGCCTCGTGGCGCGGCCGCGCCATCGACGCGCTCACCCGGGCAATCGACGGTGGTCCGCCCTTGGTCAGGGGCGACGACATGTCGGCGGCCGCCGCGACACCCGGCGCCATGGCGCGGCAGCGCGTCGGTACCGCCTTCATGACCGGCGTCAAGGTCATCGACATCTTCACGCCACTCTGCTTCGGCCAGCGCATGGGCGTCTTCGCCGGATCGGGCGTCGGCAAGTCGACGCTGCTTGCCATGCTCGCCGGCGCCGACGCGTTCGACACCGTCGTCGTGGCGCTGATCGGCGAACGCGGCCGCGAGGTCCGCGAATTCCTCGAGGATACGATCGGCGACAGCATGGCCAAGACCGTGGCCGTCGTCGCCACCAGCGACGAGAGCGCCATGATGCGCCGGCGCGCGCCAGACACCGCCATGCGCGTCGCCGAGCATTTTCGCGACCAGGGCCACCGTGTGCTGCTGGTGCTGGATTCGATCACCCGCTTCGCTCACGCCCTGCGCGAGGTGGCGACGGGAACCGGCGAGCCGCCGGTTGCCCGCGGCTATCCCGCCTCGGTCTTCACCGAACTGCCCAAGCTGCTCGAGCGCGCCGGACCTGGAACCGAAGGCCCAGGATTGGAAGGCAAGGGATCGATCACGGCCATCATTTCCGTGCTGGTCGACGGCGATGATCACAACGATCCGGTCGCCGATTCGGTGCGCGGCATCCTCGACGGCCATGTCGTGCTCGACCGCGCGATCGCCGAACAGGGCCGCTATCCGCCCGTCAATCCGCTGTCGTCCATCTCGCGACTGGCCGGCAAGGCCTGGAGTGTCGAACAGCGAGCCCTGGTGACGCGGCTGAAGTCGATGATCTCCCGCTTCGAGGACACGCGCGACATCCGGCTGCTCGGCGCCTATCAGGGCGGCGTCGACGCTGAACTCGATATGGCCGTACGCCAGGTGCCCGTCATCTATGAGGCGCTGACGCAATCGCCCAGGGACCGTCCGTCCGCCGATCCGTTCTCCGATCTTGCCCGCCATCTCAAGGGAAAGCAGAATGCCGAACCAGGAGACTGA
- the flgF gene encoding flagellar basal-body rod protein FlgF gives MRDSLYVALSAQIALERRLDTIADNVANASTVGFRATGVKFEDVVSGAGQKSVSFASSGKTFLSGAHGAMTETGNPFDFAIQGDAWFAIDTPVGTVMTRDGRFSMNENGELMSVEGHPVLDAGGAPIQLDPRNGPPKAGADGSLRQNEQLVGSIGLYNFDPGENFVRYGNSGIVPARTPEPVTDRSDIGVAQGFLEESNVNPVLEMTRLIMVQRAFENTAALMRQTDSSAEEAIKTLGSKS, from the coding sequence ATGCGAGACAGTCTCTACGTTGCCCTCTCCGCGCAGATAGCCCTCGAGCGCCGGCTCGACACGATCGCCGACAACGTCGCCAACGCCAGCACCGTCGGCTTTCGCGCCACCGGCGTGAAGTTCGAGGACGTGGTGTCTGGCGCAGGGCAGAAGTCGGTTTCGTTCGCCTCCTCCGGCAAGACCTTTCTGTCGGGGGCACACGGCGCCATGACGGAGACCGGCAACCCGTTCGATTTCGCCATCCAGGGCGACGCCTGGTTCGCCATCGACACGCCAGTTGGCACCGTCATGACCCGCGACGGCCGTTTCTCGATGAACGAGAATGGCGAGCTGATGTCGGTCGAGGGCCATCCGGTGCTCGACGCCGGCGGGGCGCCGATCCAGCTCGACCCCCGCAACGGTCCGCCCAAGGCCGGCGCCGACGGCTCGCTGCGCCAGAACGAACAGCTCGTCGGCTCCATCGGCCTCTACAATTTCGACCCGGGCGAGAATTTCGTGCGCTACGGCAATTCCGGCATTGTGCCCGCACGCACGCCCGAACCGGTCACCGACCGCTCCGACATCGGCGTCGCCCAGGGTTTCCTCGAGGAATCCAACGTCAATCCCGTGCTGGAAATGACCCGGCTGATCATGGTCCAGCGCGCCTTCGAGAACACTGCCGCGCTGATGCGGCAGACCGATTCCTCCGCCGAGGAGGCGATAAAGACGCTCGGCTCGAAGTCGTAG
- a CDS encoding DUF1217 domain-containing protein, with amino-acid sequence MLSTYTSYQLITKDINKSIDRIEQQPTVDRDTQYYLANITKVKSIDDFVKNDRLFKYAMKAYGLENMDYAKAFMVKALKEGVSDPNSFANKLTDKRYAAFVSAFNFAANGPNATIYNKAQQLVTSNYALQVQIGASQTGLSYYQSETAYYVTNISNVKSIEDLMGNSRLLTYAMAAFGLDAETEPAATVRAMLEGGVSDPNSPANKLTDKSYANFVSAFDFAQYGDQTTTRDAAQQAVPKGYVAGTGLKLVEPSAQYVKGEADYYAANISKVKSIDDLMADKRLLTFAMASYGLDASTEKPLQISTMLAGGVSDPNSPANKLTDKRYANFVTAFNFAQYGDQTTSRDEVLKDTPKIYTTGSALGLIPPNADSIKSETAYYLANVTNVKSIDDLMANSRLYNYALSAYGLDPATESKDLIRSVLTGGIRDADSVANKMTNKAYAGLAAAFNFEQYGEAATTINPAQQPTVDNYMRQTLEEDAGKTNEGVRLALYFNRKASTITSWYDVLADTALASVVRTALGLPDSFATADIDKQAQLFGQKLDISDFTDPVKLNKFLTRFTSMYEINNPTSTAVTSVSVLFAKPVTSGISTDLMMAMQKLKF; translated from the coding sequence TTGCTCAGTACCTATACCAGCTACCAGTTGATCACCAAAGACATCAACAAGTCGATCGACCGCATCGAGCAACAGCCGACAGTCGACCGCGATACCCAATATTATCTCGCCAACATCACCAAGGTGAAATCGATCGACGATTTCGTCAAAAATGACCGGCTGTTCAAATACGCCATGAAGGCCTACGGCCTTGAGAACATGGACTACGCCAAGGCCTTCATGGTGAAGGCGCTCAAGGAAGGCGTCTCCGATCCCAACAGTTTTGCCAACAAACTGACCGACAAGCGCTACGCCGCGTTCGTCAGCGCCTTCAATTTCGCCGCCAACGGCCCTAATGCGACGATCTACAACAAGGCGCAGCAACTGGTGACCAGCAACTATGCGCTGCAAGTCCAGATCGGCGCCTCGCAGACAGGACTCTCCTACTACCAGAGTGAAACCGCCTACTACGTCACCAACATCTCCAATGTGAAGTCGATCGAAGACCTGATGGGCAACAGCCGCCTGCTGACATACGCGATGGCCGCGTTCGGCCTCGACGCCGAGACCGAACCGGCCGCAACCGTCAGGGCCATGCTCGAAGGTGGCGTCAGCGACCCCAACAGTCCCGCCAACAAACTGACCGACAAGAGCTACGCCAACTTTGTCTCGGCCTTCGACTTCGCCCAGTATGGCGATCAGACAACCACGCGCGATGCTGCCCAGCAGGCGGTGCCGAAAGGCTATGTGGCCGGAACCGGACTGAAATTGGTCGAACCGAGCGCCCAGTATGTCAAGGGCGAGGCGGACTATTACGCGGCAAACATCTCCAAGGTGAAGTCGATCGACGATCTCATGGCGGACAAGCGCCTGCTCACCTTCGCGATGGCTTCCTACGGACTGGATGCGTCGACCGAAAAGCCGCTGCAGATCAGCACGATGCTGGCGGGCGGCGTCAGCGATCCCAACAGCCCGGCAAACAAGCTGACAGACAAACGCTACGCCAACTTCGTCACGGCGTTCAACTTTGCCCAATATGGCGATCAGACAACGTCGCGCGACGAGGTGCTGAAAGACACGCCGAAGATCTACACCACGGGGTCGGCGCTTGGCCTGATCCCGCCGAACGCGGACTCCATAAAATCGGAGACCGCATACTACCTTGCCAACGTCACGAACGTGAAATCCATCGACGACCTGATGGCCAACAGCCGGTTGTACAACTATGCGCTCTCGGCTTACGGACTCGATCCGGCGACGGAAAGCAAGGATCTCATCCGCAGCGTGCTGACCGGGGGCATTCGCGACGCCGACAGCGTCGCCAACAAGATGACGAACAAGGCTTATGCCGGGCTCGCCGCCGCTTTCAACTTCGAGCAGTACGGCGAAGCAGCCACCACCATCAATCCGGCGCAGCAGCCGACCGTCGACAACTACATGCGCCAGACTCTCGAGGAGGACGCCGGCAAGACCAATGAGGGCGTGCGGCTGGCGCTCTATTTCAACCGCAAAGCATCAACCATCACCAGCTGGTACGACGTGCTGGCCGACACGGCGCTTGCCAGCGTGGTGCGCACCGCGCTGGGGCTGCCCGATTCTTTCGCCACCGCCGACATCGACAAGCAGGCGCAATTGTTCGGGCAGAAGCTCGACATCTCGGATTTCACCGACCCGGTGAAACTGAACAAGTTCCTGACCCGCTTCACCAGCATGTACGAGATCAACAATCCGACCTCGACGGCGGTGACGTCGGTCAGCGTGCTCTTTGCCAAACCGGTCACATCGGGCATCTCCACCGACCTGATGATGGCCATGCAGAAACTGAAGTTCTGA
- the motA gene encoding flagellar motor stator protein MotA, with product MGILIGLVVTLGCVLGGFMAMGGHLHVLVQPWEAVVICGAALGTFLVANPMKTVKDTGKGILEAFKQAVPKEQDYLETLGVLHSLMRELRSKSRSEVEAHIDNPEESAIFQAFPTVLKNHDLMNFICDYCRIIIIGNARSHEIEALMDEEIQTIKSDKMKAYHALVAVGDGLPALGIVAAVLGVVKAMGALDQSPEILGGLIGAALVGTFLGIFLSYAVVGPVATKIKTVREKKNRLYIIVKQTLLAYMNGALPQVAIEFGRKTISSYERPTIDAVEQSTMNTGSAEKKAA from the coding sequence GTGGGCATTCTGATTGGACTTGTGGTGACGCTTGGCTGCGTCCTTGGCGGCTTCATGGCCATGGGAGGGCACCTGCACGTGCTGGTGCAGCCATGGGAAGCCGTGGTCATCTGCGGCGCCGCACTCGGCACCTTCCTGGTCGCCAATCCGATGAAGACTGTCAAGGATACCGGCAAGGGCATTCTGGAAGCCTTCAAGCAGGCGGTGCCGAAGGAGCAGGACTATCTGGAAACGCTCGGCGTGCTGCACAGCCTGATGCGCGAGTTGCGCTCCAAGTCGCGCAGCGAGGTCGAGGCGCATATCGACAATCCGGAGGAGTCGGCGATCTTCCAGGCCTTTCCGACCGTGCTCAAGAACCACGATTTGATGAATTTCATCTGCGACTACTGCCGCATCATCATCATCGGCAATGCCCGCTCACACGAGATCGAGGCGCTGATGGACGAGGAAATCCAGACCATCAAATCCGACAAGATGAAGGCCTATCACGCGCTGGTCGCGGTCGGCGACGGCCTGCCGGCGCTCGGCATCGTCGCCGCCGTGCTCGGCGTGGTCAAGGCGATGGGCGCGCTTGACCAGTCGCCGGAAATCCTCGGCGGCCTGATCGGCGCGGCGCTGGTCGGCACCTTTCTCGGCATCTTCCTGTCCTATGCGGTGGTCGGACCTGTCGCCACCAAGATCAAGACGGTGCGCGAGAAGAAGAACCGCCTCTACATCATCGTCAAGCAGACGCTGCTCGCCTACATGAACGGTGCGCTGCCGCAGGTGGCGATCGAGTTCGGCCGCAAGACCATCTCCTCCTATGAACGGCCGACCATCGACGCGGTCGAGCAGAGCACCATGAACACCGGCAGCGCCGAGAAGAAGGCCGCCTGA
- a CDS encoding FliM/FliN family flagellar motor switch protein gives MTSPGSPSQARSLIIERLVGDSGETDQVVDAGRAMAERAVPLLQKGLSGELGIPVIVDLKAVEVSRVPEARSRAGDNFAMTVVGSPASSDAMTLVMDSPAIAIMVSTLFGGDPDMPVSPIERELSSIEADVSTMVLQEVAQALNGSGRRSLELRLPAPRAMSGIEARRHVLRDGAAIRIVLGISTPVDSGSITVTMPQRIVLAGRDATASISEDDHGTSWRARFSEEVMRSTVALEATMPLARLTLGDLANLEVGQVIDFEETAQSRARLGARGQTLFVCEFGKLGQNYTVRIRHPFDAGQDFIDGLMPAGAGRA, from the coding sequence ATGACGAGTCCGGGCAGCCCCTCGCAGGCGCGTTCGTTGATCATCGAGCGTCTGGTCGGCGACAGCGGTGAGACCGATCAGGTCGTCGACGCCGGCCGTGCCATGGCCGAACGCGCCGTGCCGCTGCTGCAGAAGGGACTCTCGGGCGAGCTCGGCATTCCCGTAATTGTCGACCTCAAGGCCGTCGAGGTCAGCCGCGTCCCGGAGGCGCGCTCGCGCGCCGGCGACAATTTCGCGATGACCGTCGTCGGCTCGCCGGCGTCCTCGGACGCGATGACACTCGTCATGGATTCTCCCGCAATCGCGATCATGGTCTCCACCCTGTTCGGCGGCGACCCGGATATGCCGGTGTCGCCGATCGAGCGCGAGCTGTCGTCGATCGAGGCCGATGTCTCGACCATGGTGCTCCAGGAAGTGGCGCAGGCGCTGAACGGATCGGGGCGGCGCTCGCTCGAACTGCGGCTGCCCGCACCCCGCGCCATGTCGGGGATCGAGGCCAGGCGGCACGTGTTGCGCGACGGTGCCGCGATCCGCATCGTCCTTGGCATCTCGACGCCGGTCGACAGCGGCTCGATTACCGTGACGATGCCGCAGCGCATCGTGCTGGCGGGCCGCGATGCCACGGCCAGCATCAGCGAGGACGATCATGGCACCAGTTGGCGGGCACGCTTTTCGGAAGAGGTGATGCGCTCGACCGTAGCGCTCGAGGCCACCATGCCGCTGGCGCGGCTGACGCTGGGCGACCTCGCCAACCTCGAAGTGGGCCAGGTCATCGACTTCGAAGAAACGGCGCAATCGCGGGCTCGCCTCGGCGCGCGCGGCCAGACGCTGTTCGTATGCGAGTTCGGCAAACTGGGGCAGAATTACACCGTCCGAATCAGGCATCCTTTCGATGCCGGGCAGGATTTCATCGATGGGCTCATGCCGGCTGGTGCCGGGCGCGCCTGA
- the fliN gene encoding flagellar motor switch protein FliN produces the protein MAKTKVEAELDQPDEQLDRAIEELRGVLHEEEQRPDAAFRAAAGANSSVIMNIPVDVQIILGSTEMAVADLMALQKGSTVALNRRIGEPVDVVVNGRKIARGEITVLESDPSRFGIRLTEIIAGTKGA, from the coding sequence ATGGCCAAGACCAAGGTAGAAGCAGAGCTCGACCAGCCGGACGAGCAGCTCGATCGCGCCATCGAGGAATTGCGGGGGGTCCTGCACGAAGAAGAGCAGCGCCCCGATGCGGCGTTCCGGGCTGCCGCGGGGGCCAATTCAAGCGTCATCATGAACATCCCCGTCGATGTCCAGATCATCCTCGGCAGCACCGAGATGGCGGTTGCCGATCTGATGGCGCTGCAGAAGGGGTCGACGGTCGCGCTCAATCGCCGCATCGGCGAGCCGGTCGATGTCGTGGTGAACGGCCGCAAGATCGCGCGCGGCGAGATCACCGTGCTCGAAAGCGACCCTTCGCGCTTTGGCATCAGGCTGACCGAAATCATCGCCGGCACGAAGGGCGCCTAG
- a CDS encoding flagellar motor switch protein FliG, with protein sequence MTTPLTTLTRAQKAAAILVAMGKPSASRLLKFFKQEELKALIEGARLLRTIPQSDLERIVAEFEAEFTEGAGLLDSADRMDTILNESLSPEEMSAIMGDKKFEVAPEGPPPIWPDLEKLEPSRLGAFLAGEHPQTAAMVLSKLAPQAAASVLLTLTKPMRGEIIKRMVTMANVPAAATRIVENRLRSSVLSDTSTKDTSAGQARVASVLNELEKPLLEEVMQDLEAAGTPDLDGVRARLFAFDDLPLLTQKARVLLFDGLSTELVTLALRGTSAALAEAVLSAIGARSRRMIEAELGQGSEGVPAADIMAARKTIVTTTIRLSREGAFELPSTQNAA encoded by the coding sequence ATGACGACGCCGCTGACGACCCTGACGCGCGCGCAGAAGGCGGCCGCCATATTGGTGGCGATGGGCAAACCGTCCGCCAGCCGCCTGTTGAAATTCTTCAAGCAGGAAGAGCTGAAGGCGCTGATCGAGGGCGCGCGGCTGCTCAGGACCATTCCGCAGAGCGATCTCGAGCGCATCGTCGCCGAATTCGAGGCCGAGTTCACCGAGGGCGCCGGCCTGCTCGATTCCGCCGACAGGATGGACACCATTCTCAACGAGTCTCTCTCGCCCGAAGAGATGAGTGCCATCATGGGCGACAAGAAATTCGAGGTCGCGCCTGAAGGGCCGCCGCCGATCTGGCCCGATCTCGAAAAGCTCGAACCCTCGCGGCTGGGCGCCTTCCTGGCGGGCGAACACCCGCAGACGGCGGCCATGGTGCTGTCGAAACTGGCGCCGCAGGCGGCGGCGAGTGTGCTTTTGACACTGACGAAGCCGATGCGCGGCGAGATCATCAAGCGCATGGTGACGATGGCCAACGTTCCGGCCGCCGCCACCAGGATCGTCGAGAACCGGCTGCGCTCCAGCGTGCTGTCAGATACCTCCACCAAGGACACTTCGGCCGGGCAGGCGCGCGTCGCCAGCGTGCTCAACGAGCTGGAAAAGCCCCTGCTTGAGGAGGTCATGCAGGATCTCGAAGCCGCCGGCACGCCCGACCTCGACGGTGTCCGTGCCCGGCTGTTCGCTTTCGACGACCTGCCGCTGCTCACCCAGAAGGCGCGCGTGCTTTTGTTCGACGGGCTGTCGACCGAGCTTGTCACGCTGGCGCTGCGCGGCACGTCGGCGGCACTGGCCGAGGCGGTGCTGTCGGCGATCGGCGCGCGCTCGCGACGCATGATCGAGGCCGAACTCGGGCAAGGCTCGGAGGGTGTCCCGGCCGCCGACATCATGGCTGCGCGCAAGACGATCGTGACGACCACCATCCGCCTGTCGCGCGAAGGGGCCTTCGAACTTCCCTCGACGCAGAACGCCGCCTAA